In a genomic window of Gadus macrocephalus chromosome 9, ASM3116895v1:
- the svip gene encoding small VCP/p97-interacting protein isoform X1 encodes MGMCFSCFGGSADDAIQTPDPETRRRQLAEAAEKRQKETTYRGVKNPEAVDRKRKKQEETEKQAMSTSVSGGGGGGGGGLKWQVG; translated from the exons ATGGGAATGTGCTTCTCCTGCTTTGGCGGGTCGGCGGACGACGCCATCCAGACTCCAGACCCA GAGACACGGAGACGGCAGCTGGCCGAGGCGGCAGAGAAGAGGCAGAAGGAG ACAACATACAGGGGGGTCAAAAACCCCGAGGCGGTGGATAGGAAGAGGAAAAAACaagaagagacagagaagcAGGCCATGAGCACCTCggtgtctggaggaggagggggagggggaggagggctgaAG TGGCAGGTTGGCTGA
- the svip gene encoding small VCP/p97-interacting protein isoform X2, with translation MGMCFSCFGGSADDAIQTPDPETRRRQLAEAAEKRQKETTYRGVKNPEAVDRKRKKQEETEKQAMSTSVSGGGGGGGLNWQVG, from the exons ATGGGAATGTGCTTCTCCTGCTTTGGCGGGTCGGCGGACGACGCCATCCAGACTCCAGACCCA GAGACACGGAGACGGCAGCTGGCCGAGGCGGCAGAGAAGAGGCAGAAGGAG ACAACATACAGGGGGGTCAAAAACCCCGAGGCGGTGGATAGGAAGAGGAAAAAACaagaagagacagagaagcAGGCCATGAGCACCTCggtgtctgg tggaggaggaggaggagggctgaac TGGCAGGTTGGCTGA